DNA from Synechococcus elongatus PCC 6301:
ACAAGCTAAGAGACATCCGAAAGCGCTGGGGCCTTTGAGCCGCAGCCACCTGCTGGTCTTCTTTATCCATGCCCAAGACATTATTGGCGTCGCCGCTCTCACCGAGTGAGCGCGATCGCAAGTCCAGAGAGTTAGAGCGTACGATTCGCCGTGCCTCGGGGTTAACGCAGTCCTACTTATTTTTGGTCGTCACCTCAGCCCTTGTCGCAACCTTTGGGCTACTGGCTAACAGTGTGGCCGTAATCATCGGGGCGATGTTGATTGCTCCTGTGTTGCAACCGCTACGAGGTTTGGCGCTGGCTGGCGTCAATGGCAATCCTCGCTTGCTCAAACGGGCCGGCATTAGCCTGTTGGTCGCCGTGCTATTGGCGATTGCCCTGTCTTGGTTTTTGGGGCGGGTCGTCGCCTTGCCCGAATACGGCAGTGAGGTACTGGGTCGCACCAATCCCAACCTGATCGACCTCGGGATTGCTGTAGTGGCTGGTGCCGTCGCGGCCTATGCCAGCGTTGAGCACAACCTCAGCGATGCGATTGCAGGGACCGGGATTGCAGTTGCTCTGATGCCGCCCTTAGCCACAGTCGGACTGACGTTAGCGCAGGGGGATTTGCGAGCCAGTGGCGGGGCAATGCTGCTCTTTTTGACGAACGTGGTGGGCATTATTCTGGCTGAAATTCTGACCTTCAAGTTGATGGGGGTCAGCCGCCACAAAACCTCACGAGGCCTCTATCTCAGCCTAGTCCTCACCTCACTTTTGAGCATTCCCCTCGGCCTGAGTTTTTGGGAATCCCTACAGAATGCTCGTCTGCAACGTGACCTGCGGGAAATTCTGCTAACTGAAACGATTACGGTCGGGCGGCAAGTTCAGTTGCAGGGGGTCAATATCAACTGGAACCGCAAGCCGGTTGAAGTACAGCTGCAGGTGCGGGCGCTGCGCCCTGTTACACCGAGACAGGTCAAACTCGTTGAAACATTTCTTGAGAACAAATTGGGGCAACCCGTTCGCCTGATCTTCTTTGTCTCGAGTTCTGTGGAAGTGACCTCCG
Protein-coding regions in this window:
- a CDS encoding DUF389 domain-containing protein — translated: MPKTLLASPLSPSERDRKSRELERTIRRASGLTQSYLFLVVTSALVATFGLLANSVAVIIGAMLIAPVLQPLRGLALAGVNGNPRLLKRAGISLLVAVLLAIALSWFLGRVVALPEYGSEVLGRTNPNLIDLGIAVVAGAVAAYASVEHNLSDAIAGTGIAVALMPPLATVGLTLAQGDLRASGGAMLLFLTNVVGIILAEILTFKLMGVSRHKTSRGLYLSLVLTSLLSIPLGLSFWESLQNARLQRDLREILLTETITVGRQVQLQGVNINWNRKPVEVQLQVRALRPVTPRQVKLVETFLENKLGQPVRLIFFVSSSVEVTSDEPPELDIPEPAPTKPPAPAIETSPAGSATDPAAEAQPASDTEADSPTEPATVKPPAASEVP